ATCGTGACATTGTCTGCCTGTGCCAGGAAGGGCAGGGCATCCTTGACGGCACGTGCGGCTTCGCGGCTGCCGTTCCAGGCGACGAGGATCGATTTGCCGATGTCTTTCTGCACACCGATATAGGGGACGATCAGTACCGGCCCACCGGCCCCCATGACCACGGCATCCGGGAAACCCTCATAGGCGCCCGCGTCAACATCCGGGTTCTCCTGCCCCAGAATGGTGAGGTCGGCGTAACGTGCCTGACCGGCCACAATGCGTGCCATATCCCCGTCACCCTGGACCCAGCCACTGCGATCCGTGCGGCCGGTTGCGCGCATCTTCTCGTTGAATTTCTCTTCCGTTGCGGCCAGGGCGCGGTCCTGTTCGGCGGACATGGATTCATAAACGTCCGGCGGAACCTGCGCGGCGGCAAAACTGGGTACATAGATCGGGGCTTTGACCCCGACAGCGGTCAAATGGGCATCAAAGCGGTCTGCCAGCGTTGTAGCAACGCCCAGGCACTGCTTACCTTTTTCAGACTCATCAAGATGCACAAGGATTGTGTTGATTGACATGATGTTCCTTCCCGGAATGGTTGGAGAATGTCCCGTATTGCACCTATCTTGAAACTAAACTCGATGGAGGGCAATGATCGATATCAATCCATATGCTACCTATATTTGACTAATATGGTCGGTGATTCCGGCGATGATTTGCTGATGGTCCTCAGGATGCAGTTCATGGCCGCCGCCATCGATCTCAATTATCCGGGCGGAACATGCCGCTTTGGCCAGCGCCCGACCGTGATCGATTGGGAAAATCGGGTCGGCGGTCCCGTGCAAGACGAGAGTTGGGCAGGTAGCATCCGCGACCCTGCCGAGGTTAAAATCGTCCGCAAAAAGGGAGAAATGATTTGTAGTGCTCGGGAAGTTGCGGGCCCGATCATAGTCAGCCTCAATAAACCGCCGCGTTGAATCCTTGTCAAAAGGGTGTTTCCGGCTGGTGATGACTGCGCATTCTGCCAGCATGAAATCGATGACTTGCTGCCGGTCGCTCCAGTCGACTGTTTCTCCGGTGGCTGCATGTTCCATATAGCGATTGCTTGGTGGCGGGAGGTCTTCTTCCACGCCCAAGGGAGAACTGCTGATTACAGTCAGCGATAATACGCGATCGGGGTGGCCGACAGCCAAATTCTGGGCAATCATGCCACCCAAAGACATGCCGACTATATGGGCTGCGGGAATGTTGTAGGCATCAAGGACATGAAGGGCATCATCGATCATATCGCAGAGTTTGTATCCCGGTTCGCCGGGTGGGTAATGGGTCGACTGACCTGTATCCCGATTGTCGTATCGAATAACGAAATGTCCATTGTCGGCAAGTGCCCGACAGAAACAGTCAGGCCACCAGAGCATGGAAGCCATTGCGCCCATGATTAGCAGGATTGGCGGTGCCGATATATCACCAAAACACTCAGTGGCAATTTCAGCTTTCGTCGCGGGTATTGTCCGTATCGACATATCCATCCTCTTTATCCTGACAGTGGAGTTAGCCGGCTACCAATAGTAGAACAATACTAATTGCATTATGCAAGTAGTTATTTATATGGCTAAGTCAAATGGTTGGGAGGTAGGATCGATGTTATGACGAGATTTTTTGAGAGTAATTTTGGCGAAGGTCGCGGGGATGTTGAGTTGCGCGACCCCCGGCATCGGGAGCTGTATTCCTATTGGGGGGAAAAGAAAGGCGATCGCAGAGTGCCTCGGCGTGCCGATATCGATCCGGTCGATATCCCGCGCCTGTTGCCCAACATCTTTATTTTCGATGTGATCCGGGAGCCGCGGGACTATGTGTTACGCCTACTGGGAACAAGTCTCGTTTCGGTTCTGGGGAAAGACTTCACCGGGGCGGCGTTTGATAAAATGTATCAGGGTGATACGGCCAAAATCCTGCGTTATCAGTATGATTGGATCGTCGATCATTGGGAGCCGGTGTATGACCGGTTGGATGCCGCATGGATGTCCAAGGATTACATCTATTACGACCGGCTGCTGTTGCCGTTGTCGGATACCGGTGAGCGGGTGGACAAGCTGTTGGGCTGTGCCCTGTTCATAACGTCATCGGATCTGGAGGAGGGCCGCTCCCGATAGGAGTAGCCCTCTCCACATGCAGGTTATTTACCCTTGTCGTCCGTATGCTTTTTGGACTGCTTCAGCTTTTTTTGCAGTTTCTCCTGCGCAGCCTGGATTTCCTGCCGGCGGCCTGCGTCGGCAATCGGGCGGTCCGGACGGGGGGCTGCGTTCAGTGCCCGCTGTAGATATGTCGCGGCTTCGTCATAGCGTTCCTCTTCGATCAGGAAGTCACTATAGAAATAGTTGGGGTCAATGCCGTCGGGATTGATCTTGAGGGCTGCTTTCAGATGTTCTTCGGCCTTGTCATTGTCACCGAAAGCAAGCGGCCAGCCCGGAACCTGATAATAGAGCGAGCCCAACGACGTATGGGCCGACCCGGCCAGGCTGGTGGGGTCGATTGCAAGGGCGGCCTCAAACAGTGCCTTGGCCTGCTTCACCTTGCCAAGCGCACCAAAGCCACCGTCGATACCGGCATCCGTCGACAGAATGATACCTTCCCAGATTTTGGGTTCAGCCCGTCCCGGATAGCTTGCGCTGACTTTCGCTGCATAGTCTTCAAGCTTGTGCAACCCATCCAGTTGCGTGTCCTCATTTGCGGTTTGATATTTGATTACTGCCCATTGCTTTTGCAGGTATTGGACCTGCTCAGACACCGGGTCTGCCTGCGTCGTGGTGGAAACCGGCAGCGGTGTCGCCTGTTCGGCAAAGGAGGCCGCGGGAATGGAGAAAAGGCAGGCGGTCATGCTGCCCAATGCCAGATAAGTCTTGATTTTCATGGTTCTGTTTCCGGTTTTCATAGTCATTAGCCGCCATTTCCGGTCATGTTGCAGCGCGTTGAACATGTGATTCCTGTTTGCCGTTCAGCGCAGATTCACCAATACGGCGGTTACTTTGCAGGCCGTTGTCCACGACCGATGGCAGCAGGGCGTTAAGCATTGCAAAAAAGCGTTCGGGCCATCCGAAGCGCACTTCTCTTTCGCGCCCGACGATTGCCTGGAAGGTGCGTTGGGCCACTTTGGCCGGAGAATCGCTTTTCACCTTTGTGCGCTGGTTGACCTCTGCCTTGATGCCGTTGTTCATCGGCGTGCTGACCGCGCGCGGCGCGATATGGGTAACGGCAATCCCCGTACCGCCTAATTCGCGGCGCAGGGAATCGCTGAACCCTTTCAGTCCGGCCTTGGCAGCGGCATAGCCCGTTACATGGGGCAGGGGGATCAATCCGACCATCGACCCCATGGTGACGATCTGGCCGGAATTACGCGCCTTCATGGCGGGAAGCACAGCCTGGGTCAGGCGCATCGGTGCCAGCATGTTAAGAGCCACCAGGCGGTCCATATCCTGGCGTTCGCAATAGTCCAGCACATTGTCACCCGCCATGTTGATCAGAATGTCAGGTGTATCCCGTTTCAGGCGCTCACAGACCGTGTCCAGGTTTTCGACCAGATCGCCGTCCCGCCTGCCACTGTAGACTGTCACATCCGCACCGGCCTTCTCCAGGAGCTGGACAAGCGGGGCACCGATACCGCCGGTGCCGCCGGTGATGAATACGGTTTTGCCCTTAAGCTGCATTGCTGAGGTTCCCTTCGTGGGGAATGGCGCGCAGGAGATTGGCAAACAGTCGGAAGGTATTTTGTGCGACTTCGATAATTGCCGCCTGATCGTCGGGATCAGTGATGGTATTCACCAGTTCCTCGTAGAATTTCATATGGCTGATATCCAATTCGCCATGGGAGAAGAGATAGGAGAATGCCTCCTCCGGCAGACCCAGTTTTTCCTTCACCGCCGATGCCCCGTGGTTGGCGATTTCGATGGATGTGCTTTCCAGCATGAAGACCATTCCCAGGAAGCCGACCGGATTTTTCCGGGTCATATAATCATAATTGTAGGCAATCAGAACCTGGGTCTCGAGGTTAGGTTTCGATTGCCGGGCCGCCTCTTTGTCACCACCGGCAGCCGCGATATCGTTCAAAATCCATTCCTCATGGCCGATTTCTTCGCTGATGTAGGAGGCGATTGCCTTGTGCAGCCGTTTTTTCTCCGGCGGCAGCTTGGACCCCATGGTCATCAGGAAGGGAACGGTATGGGAGACGTGATGGAAAGCCTCGGTCAGATAGGCGATATAGGTGTCGCGCGTGATGCTGCCCCGCAGTCCATCGACGAGCTGTGGCACATGGTATAAGCCTGCGCGGGCGCTGGCCGTTTCCGCGACCAGCCGGTCATAAAAGCTCATGGAGGATGTTTCCTTTGCATAGAGGCTCAGAATGGCGTCGCGGCGTGGGCGGCCGGTGCCGGTCAATAACCCGCTTTGCACGGTAAAGGGTGGTACGAGTTTGAAGTCCATGATCTGGGCGTAATCCGGCAGTGCGGCGTTGGTTCTGGCAACCGCGGCCTCTGCGTCGGCATTGGCACTTGTCTGAACCAACAGCGCGCTCAGATGCGGCTGTCCATCGCCATAGACGACGGCCTGGGCGATCTCAGGATTTGCCAACAGGGTTGCTTCGACCCATTCCGGAGACACATTGCGGCCATAGGAGGTGATCAGCACGTTTTTCGCCCGCCCGGAGATGGAGAGGAAGCCGTCATCGTCAATCGCGCCAAGGTCGCCTGTGGCGAAGGTCTCCGGCGCGGCCTCACCGACATAACCGAGGAATCCGGGATTCTTGATATGGATTTCACCATCAAGGACGGTTGCCTGAACATGGGGCAGGGGTTTGCCCACCGTGCCGGGTTTGCTTTGGTTAGGTGTATTCAGGGACACGACGGATGCGCATTCGGATAGCCCGTAGCCTTCATAGACCGGCAGTCCGAGGGCCTGTGCCTGCTGTAACAGGGCGGGGTCCACCTTGGACCCGCCCACGGCAACAAATTTGAGGTTCGGAAGTGGTCCTTTCTGGGCGACCTGCTTCATCAGCCCCCGCAAAATCTCAGGCACCAGTATGACGGAATTCGTACGGTGCCGGGTCAGTTGATCATGCAGGTCGGAATAGAGTGTCCCGAAGGAGGTGAGTGGCGTCAGTTGAATGGTGCAGCCCGCCAGCAGACCGGCATATACACCGGCCACATTTTCCAGCAACACAGCCAAAGGCAGGACACAGAGATGGCTTTCCACAAAGCCCTGGCCCAGGACGTCCAGAATGCTCTGGGCAACGGCTTCCATTGCCTTACGGGGAAGGCAGACGCCTTTCGGTTCGCCGGTGGTCCCGGAGGTATAGGTAACCTTGGCGGTGCCTTCAAACAGGCGGGTGGGGTCGTTGATCCCGGTTGGCTGCAGGCCCGCCGGTGTCGCCATATGGGAAACGGCGGATGTCTGGATTAGGTGGTTCACCTGGCCTTCCACGAAGAACGGCGGAACGGGAACAACAGGGATTCCGGCCTTCAGGGCGGCCAGATCCCAGAGGACCCAGTCTACGGAGTTATCCAGGGCGATGCCCAGGACCGAAACGTCAGAGAGGGAGGCTTCGCGTTTTTCGACCTCCGCATTCAAGTCGCCATAGAGGACGGTTTGGGTTTGGTCCTGAAGGGCAATCTTCTGGGCCGGATGGGAGAGCAGCGATTCAAAGAGCATTCGTGCGGTCCGTAATCAGGAGAGGGAGGTTTTGTTGGTTGTTGTCAGGGGAATTGGCCAATCGCTCCACGCCCCGTGCGACCGACCCTACCAGGACGCGGGGGCGGGTTTCGTAATAGCTGCCCCAGGTTTGGTCAGGATCGCGTGCAACGTCTTCGGCAGCGCTGCAAATCACCTGCGGTTCCAGTCCAAGGCGGTTGAACAGGCGGTGGAGGAAGACCGTCCCTGTGACCGCGGTGTAACTGATGCCTATGTCGTGAAGGTGATTTGCGAGCGCCGTGAAGAGTTGCAGGCAGGCGCCACGGCCATCTGCGGCGAGGTTGCCGACTTCGGCGACCTCCCGGCGCGGGCAGTGGAGAATCTCTTCTATCGGTACGCCTGTATAGCGTTCTAGAAACAGCGGTGAACAATCGGCATAGCGGAATCCCGCCGCGGCCGTGATGTCGCCGTCTTCGTTGCGGATGCTGATCAGGCCCGGATAGTTGATCTGGATGGTTGCATTGTACCGATCCCGGTATACGCGCTGGACGAAAGCCTCGATGGCCGTCCGTTCGCGCCCGTCCGGGCCGGTGATGACAATGGTTGATCGATTATGCGGCCGGGCCGGAGAAAACAGATGTTCCTTATAGGGGATTGAGGGGAGCGATGTGTTCTTCTCGTTACAGCTTCGCTTGGGCATATGGTTCGTCCGGTTCTGCAATCATTATTGAGCAAAGCCTAAATTGAGAACCTGACGGATAGCTTAAAAAGCGCAGAATGCCTTGGTCTTGCCATAATCATTGCGGCCCGGCGTGGGCCGGGCCGAGAATGTTCTGGCTGCTTTCAAGGTCGAAGGGTGTTTAGTTTTCGCGTGGCCCCACATGGGACTGATTGCGGGCCTCGGCCAGCTTCACCTGGCGGATGCGCTCACGGGCGCGGGCGCGGTTTTCCGGCGTCTGCTCATCATGGCAGGTCGGGCAACTGACGCCTTCTTCATATTTGTCCGATTGGCGGTCTTCGTCGGATACCGGGCGGCGGCAGGCGCGGCACAGGTCATAGTCGGTGAGTGACAGGCCATGGCCGACGGCCACACGTTCGTCAAAGACGAAGCAGTCGCCTTCCCACAGGCTTTCTTCTGCGGGCACCTCTTCCAGATATTTCAAAATGCCGCCCTGCAGATGGAAAACCTCTTCAAATCCCTGATCCAGCATATAGGCCGTGGATTTTTCACAGCGGATGCCGCCGGTGCAGAACATGGCGACCTTCTTGTGTTTCTTCGGGTCCAGGTTCTCCGCAACATAGTCCGGGAATTCGCGGAAGGACTTGGTGTTGGGATCGATCGCGCCCTTGAAGGTGCCAATGGCATATTCGTAGTCGTTGCGGGTATCAACAACCGTTACGTCCGGGTCGGAGATCAGGATGTTCCAGTCTTCCGGTCTGACATAGGTGCCGACCTTTTCGGTGGGGTTGGCTTCGGGGCGGCCCAGGGTCACGATTTCCTTCTTCAGGCGCACTTTCATACGCAGGAAGGGGGGCTCCTCGGCATGGCTTTCCTTGTGGTCCAGATCGGCCAGACGCGGATCGGCCCGCAAATAGCCCAGAACGGCGTCAATGCCGCCACGGGACCCGGCGATGGTGCCGTTGATGCCTTCCTTCGCCAGCAGCAAGGTTCCCTTGACCATGTGTTTTTCACAATAGGTCAGCAAATCCTCCCGCATGTCCTGATAGTCATGCAGGTCGGCGAATTTGTAGAGAGCGGCAACAACAATATCGGCCATGGTCCGGCTCTTGAGCTTCCTGAAGGTTGAAAATCTGCGCTTTTGCGCGGCGCTTTCATAAGCCCTTCACCGGAAAACCGCAAGGAAACCTTAAGCGATATCCCAGTGTTTGCCTGCGGTTTTAATGCCGTTCAAAGCCTTTAGCGACGGCATCAGGAGGGCTGCGCCATCCTAAGTGGTTGAATATTACCATAGCCCAATGCTGAGAGATATGCCTCCACTGCGCCGGAAAAACCCATCCACAGGGCGTCGGACGTGAAGGCGTGGCCGATGGAGACCTCCGCCAGCATCGGCACGGCCTCCTTGAAGGCCGACAGGTTTTCCGTGGTCAGGTCATGGCCTGCGTTCACGCCCAGTCCCAGGTCGTCTGTCGCTTTTGCCGCCGCGGCATAGTCAGCCAGGACATCCTGATAGGTACCGGTTTCAAAGGCATCTGCATAGGGGCCGGTATACAGCTCGATCCGGTCGGCCCCAACCTCGGCCACATAGGCCATCAGGTCGGGTTCCGGGTTCATGAACAGGGATACGCGGCATCCCATATCCTTCAGTTCACTGATGATCGGCGTCAGCCTGTCGCGGACCGCCTTGTTGCTCACGTCCCATCCATTGTCGGAGGTTGCGGCGTTCGGGTCATCGGGCACCAGTGTCGCCTGGTCAGGACGTACGTCCCGGCAGATCGCCATGAAATCGTCGAAGGGGTTGCCTTCGATGTTGAACTCGATGCCTTTGGCCTTGTGCCCTTCCTTGTCCAGCATGTTGGCAAGGTCATAAACATCCTGGCGGCGGATATGGCGTTCATCGGGACGGGGGTGGACAGTCAGGCCATGGGCACCGGCCGCGAGGATGGTCCGGCCTGCCTCTACGGGGCAGGGATAGCCCACATGACGTTGATTCCGCAAAAGCGCGACTTTGTTCAAATTGACGCTTAACTTTGTATCCATTGTCCGGCCTCTGTCGCCCGAATTATACCACAGTTGTCTAATTGGCCCCATACTAGTCGGGGAATACTGGAATTGAACAGGGCCACTAT
The Aestuariispira ectoiniformans genome window above contains:
- the trhO gene encoding oxygen-dependent tRNA uridine(34) hydroxylase TrhO is translated as MADIVVAALYKFADLHDYQDMREDLLTYCEKHMVKGTLLLAKEGINGTIAGSRGGIDAVLGYLRADPRLADLDHKESHAEEPPFLRMKVRLKKEIVTLGRPEANPTEKVGTYVRPEDWNILISDPDVTVVDTRNDYEYAIGTFKGAIDPNTKSFREFPDYVAENLDPKKHKKVAMFCTGGIRCEKSTAYMLDQGFEEVFHLQGGILKYLEEVPAEESLWEGDCFVFDERVAVGHGLSLTDYDLCRACRRPVSDEDRQSDKYEEGVSCPTCHDEQTPENRARARERIRQVKLAEARNQSHVGPREN
- a CDS encoding tetratricopeptide repeat protein, which gives rise to MKIKTYLALGSMTACLFSIPAASFAEQATPLPVSTTTQADPVSEQVQYLQKQWAVIKYQTANEDTQLDGLHKLEDYAAKVSASYPGRAEPKIWEGIILSTDAGIDGGFGALGKVKQAKALFEAALAIDPTSLAGSAHTSLGSLYYQVPGWPLAFGDNDKAEEHLKAALKINPDGIDPNYFYSDFLIEEERYDEAATYLQRALNAAPRPDRPIADAGRRQEIQAAQEKLQKKLKQSKKHTDDKGK
- a CDS encoding AMP-binding protein; the encoded protein is MLFESLLSHPAQKIALQDQTQTVLYGDLNAEVEKREASLSDVSVLGIALDNSVDWVLWDLAALKAGIPVVPVPPFFVEGQVNHLIQTSAVSHMATPAGLQPTGINDPTRLFEGTAKVTYTSGTTGEPKGVCLPRKAMEAVAQSILDVLGQGFVESHLCVLPLAVLLENVAGVYAGLLAGCTIQLTPLTSFGTLYSDLHDQLTRHRTNSVILVPEILRGLMKQVAQKGPLPNLKFVAVGGSKVDPALLQQAQALGLPVYEGYGLSECASVVSLNTPNQSKPGTVGKPLPHVQATVLDGEIHIKNPGFLGYVGEAAPETFATGDLGAIDDDGFLSISGRAKNVLITSYGRNVSPEWVEATLLANPEIAQAVVYGDGQPHLSALLVQTSANADAEAAVARTNAALPDYAQIMDFKLVPPFTVQSGLLTGTGRPRRDAILSLYAKETSSMSFYDRLVAETASARAGLYHVPQLVDGLRGSITRDTYIAYLTEAFHHVSHTVPFLMTMGSKLPPEKKRLHKAIASYISEEIGHEEWILNDIAAAGGDKEAARQSKPNLETQVLIAYNYDYMTRKNPVGFLGMVFMLESTSIEIANHGASAVKEKLGLPEEAFSYLFSHGELDISHMKFYEELVNTITDPDDQAAIIEVAQNTFRLFANLLRAIPHEGNLSNAA
- a CDS encoding alpha/beta fold hydrolase, which produces MDMSIRTIPATKAEIATECFGDISAPPILLIMGAMASMLWWPDCFCRALADNGHFVIRYDNRDTGQSTHYPPGEPGYKLCDMIDDALHVLDAYNIPAAHIVGMSLGGMIAQNLAVGHPDRVLSLTVISSSPLGVEEDLPPPSNRYMEHAATGETVDWSDRQQVIDFMLAECAVITSRKHPFDKDSTRRFIEADYDRARNFPSTTNHFSLFADDFNLGRVADATCPTLVLHGTADPIFPIDHGRALAKAACSARIIEIDGGGHELHPEDHQQIIAGITDHISQI
- a CDS encoding PAS domain-containing protein; its protein translation is MTRFFESNFGEGRGDVELRDPRHRELYSYWGEKKGDRRVPRRADIDPVDIPRLLPNIFIFDVIREPRDYVLRLLGTSLVSVLGKDFTGAAFDKMYQGDTAKILRYQYDWIVDHWEPVYDRLDAAWMSKDYIYYDRLLLPLSDTGERVDKLLGCALFITSSDLEEGRSR
- a CDS encoding pyridoxine 5'-phosphate synthase codes for the protein MDTKLSVNLNKVALLRNQRHVGYPCPVEAGRTILAAGAHGLTVHPRPDERHIRRQDVYDLANMLDKEGHKAKGIEFNIEGNPFDDFMAICRDVRPDQATLVPDDPNAATSDNGWDVSNKAVRDRLTPIISELKDMGCRVSLFMNPEPDLMAYVAEVGADRIELYTGPYADAFETGTYQDVLADYAAAAKATDDLGLGVNAGHDLTTENLSAFKEAVPMLAEVSIGHAFTSDALWMGFSGAVEAYLSALGYGNIQPLRMAQPS
- a CDS encoding universal stress protein, yielding MSINTILVHLDESEKGKQCLGVATTLADRFDAHLTAVGVKAPIYVPSFAAAQVPPDVYESMSAEQDRALAATEEKFNEKMRATGRTDRSGWVQGDGDMARIVAGQARYADLTILGQENPDVDAGAYEGFPDAVVMGAGGPVLIVPYIGVQKDIGKSILVAWNGSREAARAVKDALPFLAQADNVTILSANPGKNEDIPGADIAVYLSEHGIEAKTGKTVSDSVDVGDMLLNEVAEGGYDMVVMGGYGHSRLREVILGGVTHYLLGHMTVPVLFSH
- a CDS encoding thermostable hemolysin; amino-acid sequence: MPKRSCNEKNTSLPSIPYKEHLFSPARPHNRSTIVITGPDGRERTAIEAFVQRVYRDRYNATIQINYPGLISIRNEDGDITAAAGFRYADCSPLFLERYTGVPIEEILHCPRREVAEVGNLAADGRGACLQLFTALANHLHDIGISYTAVTGTVFLHRLFNRLGLEPQVICSAAEDVARDPDQTWGSYYETRPRVLVGSVARGVERLANSPDNNQQNLPLLITDRTNAL
- a CDS encoding SDR family NAD(P)-dependent oxidoreductase, which translates into the protein MQLKGKTVFITGGTGGIGAPLVQLLEKAGADVTVYSGRRDGDLVENLDTVCERLKRDTPDILINMAGDNVLDYCERQDMDRLVALNMLAPMRLTQAVLPAMKARNSGQIVTMGSMVGLIPLPHVTGYAAAKAGLKGFSDSLRRELGGTGIAVTHIAPRAVSTPMNNGIKAEVNQRTKVKSDSPAKVAQRTFQAIVGREREVRFGWPERFFAMLNALLPSVVDNGLQSNRRIGESALNGKQESHVQRAAT